From Amia ocellicauda isolate fAmiCal2 chromosome 12, fAmiCal2.hap1, whole genome shotgun sequence, a single genomic window includes:
- the LOC136764649 gene encoding ribosomal protein S6 kinase alpha-4 isoform X2, translating to MNRFPSFPAVYLRTGEQLSSTGRRARAAGRGTAMSGQSSDSSGGSSGSEGSGDELRDDSCTVKHQLTNANLTGHTEKVGMENFELLKVLGTGAYGKVFLVRKTSGHDEGKLYAMKVLKKAAIVQKAKTAEHTRTERQVLEHIRQSPFLVTLHYAFQTHSKLHLILDYVSGGEMFTHLYQRDHFNEDEVRIYIGEIILALDHLHKLGIIYRDIKLENILLDSDGHVVLTDFGLSKEFLEEEKERTYSFCGTIEYMAPEIIRGKSGHGKSVDWWSLGILMFELLTGASPFTLEGEKNSQTEVSRRILRCDPPFPPGLSTLARDLLRRLLVKEPRRRLGSGPRGAEDIKAHPFFKGLNWADLAAKRIMAPFRPEVRSELDVSNFAEEFTGMDPTYSPASTPPSTDRLFQGYSFIAPSILFNRNAVMGDILEAQISPDRPGSANVERSAMLKDSPFFQQYELFLQEPPLGEGSFSVCRRCRHRQSGQEYAVKIVSRRMELNTQREVAALRQCEAHPNVVTLHEVFHDQYHSYVVLELLRGGELLERIKRKRLFAEGEASLLMRNLVSAVSFMHDNGVVHRDLKPENLLFADEGEEAVLKVIDFGFARLCPAGSGPLQTPCFTLQYAAPELFQPAGYDHACDLWSLGVILYTMLSGQVPFQSEQKGMTSLHAAEIMRKIKEGDFSLDSEAWTGVSEEAKELVRGLLTVDPAKRLKMSALLENEWLQSGGALSSTPLRTPDVLESCGPTVRTYVNATYKAFNKGKREGFFLKSVDNAPLAKRRKLKMTSTGVETRRSSSSSSSSSSSSSSRSHPPPPPAPTSPPVPPPEPKAHS from the exons CTAACCTGACTGGACACACAGAGAAAGTCGGGATGGAGAACTTTGAGTTGCTCAAGGTGCTGGGGACAGGAG CCTACGGGAAGGTGTTCCTGGTGCGCAAGACCAGCGGGCATGACGAGGGCAAGCTCTACGCCATGAAGGTGCTGAAGAAGGCGGCCATCGTGCAGAAGGCCAAGACGGCGGAGCACACGCGCACCGAGCGCCAGGTCCTGGAGCACATCCGCCAGTCTCCCTTCCTCGTCACCCTGCACTACGCCTTCCAGACGCACAGCAAGCTGCACCTCATCCTGG ACTATGTGAGTGGGGGGGAGATGTTTACTCACCTGTACCAGCGGGATCACTTCAACGAGGACGAGGTGCGCATCTACATCGGAGAGATCATCCTGGCCCTCGACCACCTACACAAG CTGGGGATCATTTACCGGGACATCAAGTTAGAGAATATCCTATTGGACAGCGACGGTCACGTGGTGCTGACAGACTTCGGCCTAAGCAAGGAGTTTCTGGAGGAGGAG AAAGAGAGGACGTACTCGTTCTGCGGAACCATCGAGTACATGGCGCCCGAGATCATCCGAGGAAAGTCTGGGCACGGCAAG tctGTGGATTGGTGGAGTCTGGGCATCCTGATGTTTGAGCTGTTGACTGGGGCGTCACCATTCACTCTCGAGGGGGAGAAGAACTCACAGACAGAGGTGTCCAG gCGGATCCTGCGCTGTGACCCCCCGTTCCCCCCTGGGCTGAGCACCCTGGCACGTGACCTACTGCGCCGGCTGCTGGTGAAGGAGCCGCGCCGCCGGCTGGGCTCGGGGCCCCGGGGGGCCGAGGACATCAAGGCCCACCCCTTCTTCAAG gGTCTGAATTGGGCCGACCTGGCAGCGAAGAGGATCATGGCTCCGTTCCGGCCGGAGGTGCGCAGTGAGCTGGACGTCAGCAACTTCGCCGAGGAATTCACTGGCATGGATCCCACCTACTCCCCCGCCAGCACCCCGCCCAGCACCGACCGCCTCTTCCAG GGGTACTCCTTCATCGCTCCCTCCATCCTGTTCAACCGGAACGCGGTGATGGGCGACATCCTGGAGGCCCAGATCAGCCCGGACCGGCCCGGTTCTGCCAATGTGGAGCGCAGCGCCATGCTCAAG GACTCTCCCTTTTTCCAGCAGTACGAGCTGTTCCTGCAGGAGCCGCCCCTCGGGGAGGGCAGCTTCTCGGTGTGCCGGAGGTGCCGCCACCGCCAGAGCGGCCAGGAGTATGCAGTGAAGATTGTCAGCCGCCG GATGGAGTTGAACACCCAGAGGGAGGTGGCGGCTCTACGGCAGTGCGAGGCGCACCCCAACGTCGTCACGCTGCACGAGGTGTTCCACGACCAG TATCACTCCTATGTGGTCCTGGAGCTGCTGCGGGGGGGGGAGCTGCTGGAGCGGATCAAGCGCAAGCGGCTGTTTGCCGAGGGGGAGGCCAGCCTGCTGATGAGGAATCTGGTCTCGGCCGTCAGCTTCATGCACGACAACGGAGTGGTGCACCGTGACCTCAAGCCCGAG AACCTGCTGTTTGCGGACGAGGGGGAGGAGGCTGTGCTGAAGGTGATAGATTTTGGGTtcgcccgcctgtgcccagctgGCAGCGGCCCCCTGCAGACACCCTGCTTCACCCTGCAGTATGCGGCACCTGAGCTCTTCCAGCCGGCGGGCTACGACCATGCCTGTGACCTGTGGAGCCTCGGGGTCATCCtg tACACCATGCTCTCAGGCCAGGTCCCCTTCCAGAGTGAGCAGAAAGGGATGACCTCATTGCACGCTGCCGAAATCATGCGCAAGATCAAAGAGGGAGATTTCTCATTGGACAGCGAGGCCTGGACAGGCGTGTCCGAGGAAGCCAAAGAGCTGGTGAGAG GCCTGTTGACAGTGGACCCAGCCAAGCGCCTGAAGATGAGCGCCCTGTTGGAGAACGAGTGGCTGCAGAGTGGGGGGGCGCTGAGCTCCACCCCCCTGCGCACCCCCGACGTGCTGGAGTCCTGCGGCCCCACCGTGCGCACCTACGTCAACGCCACCTAcaag gcgtTCAACAAAGGGAAGAGGGAGGGCTTCTTCctgaagagtgtggacaacgcCCCCCTGGCCAAGCGGCGCAAGCTGAAGATGACCAGCACGGGTGTGGAGACGCGccgctcctcttcctcctcctcctcttcctcctcctcctcctcctcacgctcccacccccctccaccccctgcccccacctcccctcccGTCCCGCCCCCCGAGCCCAAAGCGCACAGCTAG
- the LOC136764649 gene encoding ribosomal protein S6 kinase alpha-4 isoform X3, which yields MSGQSSDSSGGSSGSEGSGDELRDDSCTVKHQLTNANLTGHTEKVGMENFELLKVLGTGAYGKVFLVRKTSGHDEGKLYAMKVLKKAAIVQKAKTAEHTRTERQVLEHIRQSPFLVTLHYAFQTHSKLHLILDYVSGGEMFTHLYQRDHFNEDEVRIYIGEIILALDHLHKLGIIYRDIKLENILLDSDGHVVLTDFGLSKEFLEEEVRRAVNQSINTEQGCESIKEQGCESIRKQKERTYSFCGTIEYMAPEIIRGKSGHGKSVDWWSLGILMFELLTGASPFTLEGEKNSQTEVSRRILRCDPPFPPGLSTLARDLLRRLLVKEPRRRLGSGPRGAEDIKAHPFFKGLNWADLAAKRIMAPFRPEVRSELDVSNFAEEFTGMDPTYSPASTPPSTDRLFQGYSFIAPSILFNRNAVMGDILEAQISPDRPGSANVERSAMLKDSPFFQQYELFLQEPPLGEGSFSVCRRCRHRQSGQEYAVKIVSRRMELNTQREVAALRQCEAHPNVVTLHEVFHDQYHSYVVLELLRGGELLERIKRKRLFAEGEASLLMRNLVSAVSFMHDNGVVHRDLKPENLLFADEGEEAVLKVIDFGFARLCPAGSGPLQTPCFTLQYAAPELFQPAGYDHACDLWSLGVILYTMLSGQVPFQSEQKGMTSLHAAEIMRKIKEGDFSLDSEAWTGVSEEAKELVRGLLTVDPAKRLKMSALLENEWLQSGGALSSTPLRTPDVLESCGPTVRTYVNATYKAFNKGKREGFFLKSVDNAPLAKRRKLKMTSTGVETRRSSSSSSSSSSSSSSRSHPPPPPAPTSPPVPPPEPKAHS from the exons CTAACCTGACTGGACACACAGAGAAAGTCGGGATGGAGAACTTTGAGTTGCTCAAGGTGCTGGGGACAGGAG CCTACGGGAAGGTGTTCCTGGTGCGCAAGACCAGCGGGCATGACGAGGGCAAGCTCTACGCCATGAAGGTGCTGAAGAAGGCGGCCATCGTGCAGAAGGCCAAGACGGCGGAGCACACGCGCACCGAGCGCCAGGTCCTGGAGCACATCCGCCAGTCTCCCTTCCTCGTCACCCTGCACTACGCCTTCCAGACGCACAGCAAGCTGCACCTCATCCTGG ACTATGTGAGTGGGGGGGAGATGTTTACTCACCTGTACCAGCGGGATCACTTCAACGAGGACGAGGTGCGCATCTACATCGGAGAGATCATCCTGGCCCTCGACCACCTACACAAG CTGGGGATCATTTACCGGGACATCAAGTTAGAGAATATCCTATTGGACAGCGACGGTCACGTGGTGCTGACAGACTTCGGCCTAAGCAAGGAGTTTCTGGAGGAGGAGGTGAGGAGAGCTGTCAAtcaatccatcaacacagagcAGGGCTGTGAATCGATCAAAGAGCAGGGCTGTGAATCGATCAGAAAGCAG AAAGAGAGGACGTACTCGTTCTGCGGAACCATCGAGTACATGGCGCCCGAGATCATCCGAGGAAAGTCTGGGCACGGCAAG tctGTGGATTGGTGGAGTCTGGGCATCCTGATGTTTGAGCTGTTGACTGGGGCGTCACCATTCACTCTCGAGGGGGAGAAGAACTCACAGACAGAGGTGTCCAG gCGGATCCTGCGCTGTGACCCCCCGTTCCCCCCTGGGCTGAGCACCCTGGCACGTGACCTACTGCGCCGGCTGCTGGTGAAGGAGCCGCGCCGCCGGCTGGGCTCGGGGCCCCGGGGGGCCGAGGACATCAAGGCCCACCCCTTCTTCAAG gGTCTGAATTGGGCCGACCTGGCAGCGAAGAGGATCATGGCTCCGTTCCGGCCGGAGGTGCGCAGTGAGCTGGACGTCAGCAACTTCGCCGAGGAATTCACTGGCATGGATCCCACCTACTCCCCCGCCAGCACCCCGCCCAGCACCGACCGCCTCTTCCAG GGGTACTCCTTCATCGCTCCCTCCATCCTGTTCAACCGGAACGCGGTGATGGGCGACATCCTGGAGGCCCAGATCAGCCCGGACCGGCCCGGTTCTGCCAATGTGGAGCGCAGCGCCATGCTCAAG GACTCTCCCTTTTTCCAGCAGTACGAGCTGTTCCTGCAGGAGCCGCCCCTCGGGGAGGGCAGCTTCTCGGTGTGCCGGAGGTGCCGCCACCGCCAGAGCGGCCAGGAGTATGCAGTGAAGATTGTCAGCCGCCG GATGGAGTTGAACACCCAGAGGGAGGTGGCGGCTCTACGGCAGTGCGAGGCGCACCCCAACGTCGTCACGCTGCACGAGGTGTTCCACGACCAG TATCACTCCTATGTGGTCCTGGAGCTGCTGCGGGGGGGGGAGCTGCTGGAGCGGATCAAGCGCAAGCGGCTGTTTGCCGAGGGGGAGGCCAGCCTGCTGATGAGGAATCTGGTCTCGGCCGTCAGCTTCATGCACGACAACGGAGTGGTGCACCGTGACCTCAAGCCCGAG AACCTGCTGTTTGCGGACGAGGGGGAGGAGGCTGTGCTGAAGGTGATAGATTTTGGGTtcgcccgcctgtgcccagctgGCAGCGGCCCCCTGCAGACACCCTGCTTCACCCTGCAGTATGCGGCACCTGAGCTCTTCCAGCCGGCGGGCTACGACCATGCCTGTGACCTGTGGAGCCTCGGGGTCATCCtg tACACCATGCTCTCAGGCCAGGTCCCCTTCCAGAGTGAGCAGAAAGGGATGACCTCATTGCACGCTGCCGAAATCATGCGCAAGATCAAAGAGGGAGATTTCTCATTGGACAGCGAGGCCTGGACAGGCGTGTCCGAGGAAGCCAAAGAGCTGGTGAGAG GCCTGTTGACAGTGGACCCAGCCAAGCGCCTGAAGATGAGCGCCCTGTTGGAGAACGAGTGGCTGCAGAGTGGGGGGGCGCTGAGCTCCACCCCCCTGCGCACCCCCGACGTGCTGGAGTCCTGCGGCCCCACCGTGCGCACCTACGTCAACGCCACCTAcaag gcgtTCAACAAAGGGAAGAGGGAGGGCTTCTTCctgaagagtgtggacaacgcCCCCCTGGCCAAGCGGCGCAAGCTGAAGATGACCAGCACGGGTGTGGAGACGCGccgctcctcttcctcctcctcctcttcctcctcctcctcctcctcacgctcccacccccctccaccccctgcccccacctcccctcccGTCCCGCCCCCCGAGCCCAAAGCGCACAGCTAG
- the LOC136764649 gene encoding ribosomal protein S6 kinase alpha-4 isoform X1 — protein sequence MNRFPSFPAVYLRTGEQLSSTGRRARAAGRGTAMSGQSSDSSGGSSGSEGSGDELRDDSCTVKHQLTNANLTGHTEKVGMENFELLKVLGTGAYGKVFLVRKTSGHDEGKLYAMKVLKKAAIVQKAKTAEHTRTERQVLEHIRQSPFLVTLHYAFQTHSKLHLILDYVSGGEMFTHLYQRDHFNEDEVRIYIGEIILALDHLHKLGIIYRDIKLENILLDSDGHVVLTDFGLSKEFLEEEVRRAVNQSINTEQGCESIKEQGCESIRKQKERTYSFCGTIEYMAPEIIRGKSGHGKSVDWWSLGILMFELLTGASPFTLEGEKNSQTEVSRRILRCDPPFPPGLSTLARDLLRRLLVKEPRRRLGSGPRGAEDIKAHPFFKGLNWADLAAKRIMAPFRPEVRSELDVSNFAEEFTGMDPTYSPASTPPSTDRLFQGYSFIAPSILFNRNAVMGDILEAQISPDRPGSANVERSAMLKDSPFFQQYELFLQEPPLGEGSFSVCRRCRHRQSGQEYAVKIVSRRMELNTQREVAALRQCEAHPNVVTLHEVFHDQYHSYVVLELLRGGELLERIKRKRLFAEGEASLLMRNLVSAVSFMHDNGVVHRDLKPENLLFADEGEEAVLKVIDFGFARLCPAGSGPLQTPCFTLQYAAPELFQPAGYDHACDLWSLGVILYTMLSGQVPFQSEQKGMTSLHAAEIMRKIKEGDFSLDSEAWTGVSEEAKELVRGLLTVDPAKRLKMSALLENEWLQSGGALSSTPLRTPDVLESCGPTVRTYVNATYKAFNKGKREGFFLKSVDNAPLAKRRKLKMTSTGVETRRSSSSSSSSSSSSSSRSHPPPPPAPTSPPVPPPEPKAHS from the exons CTAACCTGACTGGACACACAGAGAAAGTCGGGATGGAGAACTTTGAGTTGCTCAAGGTGCTGGGGACAGGAG CCTACGGGAAGGTGTTCCTGGTGCGCAAGACCAGCGGGCATGACGAGGGCAAGCTCTACGCCATGAAGGTGCTGAAGAAGGCGGCCATCGTGCAGAAGGCCAAGACGGCGGAGCACACGCGCACCGAGCGCCAGGTCCTGGAGCACATCCGCCAGTCTCCCTTCCTCGTCACCCTGCACTACGCCTTCCAGACGCACAGCAAGCTGCACCTCATCCTGG ACTATGTGAGTGGGGGGGAGATGTTTACTCACCTGTACCAGCGGGATCACTTCAACGAGGACGAGGTGCGCATCTACATCGGAGAGATCATCCTGGCCCTCGACCACCTACACAAG CTGGGGATCATTTACCGGGACATCAAGTTAGAGAATATCCTATTGGACAGCGACGGTCACGTGGTGCTGACAGACTTCGGCCTAAGCAAGGAGTTTCTGGAGGAGGAGGTGAGGAGAGCTGTCAAtcaatccatcaacacagagcAGGGCTGTGAATCGATCAAAGAGCAGGGCTGTGAATCGATCAGAAAGCAG AAAGAGAGGACGTACTCGTTCTGCGGAACCATCGAGTACATGGCGCCCGAGATCATCCGAGGAAAGTCTGGGCACGGCAAG tctGTGGATTGGTGGAGTCTGGGCATCCTGATGTTTGAGCTGTTGACTGGGGCGTCACCATTCACTCTCGAGGGGGAGAAGAACTCACAGACAGAGGTGTCCAG gCGGATCCTGCGCTGTGACCCCCCGTTCCCCCCTGGGCTGAGCACCCTGGCACGTGACCTACTGCGCCGGCTGCTGGTGAAGGAGCCGCGCCGCCGGCTGGGCTCGGGGCCCCGGGGGGCCGAGGACATCAAGGCCCACCCCTTCTTCAAG gGTCTGAATTGGGCCGACCTGGCAGCGAAGAGGATCATGGCTCCGTTCCGGCCGGAGGTGCGCAGTGAGCTGGACGTCAGCAACTTCGCCGAGGAATTCACTGGCATGGATCCCACCTACTCCCCCGCCAGCACCCCGCCCAGCACCGACCGCCTCTTCCAG GGGTACTCCTTCATCGCTCCCTCCATCCTGTTCAACCGGAACGCGGTGATGGGCGACATCCTGGAGGCCCAGATCAGCCCGGACCGGCCCGGTTCTGCCAATGTGGAGCGCAGCGCCATGCTCAAG GACTCTCCCTTTTTCCAGCAGTACGAGCTGTTCCTGCAGGAGCCGCCCCTCGGGGAGGGCAGCTTCTCGGTGTGCCGGAGGTGCCGCCACCGCCAGAGCGGCCAGGAGTATGCAGTGAAGATTGTCAGCCGCCG GATGGAGTTGAACACCCAGAGGGAGGTGGCGGCTCTACGGCAGTGCGAGGCGCACCCCAACGTCGTCACGCTGCACGAGGTGTTCCACGACCAG TATCACTCCTATGTGGTCCTGGAGCTGCTGCGGGGGGGGGAGCTGCTGGAGCGGATCAAGCGCAAGCGGCTGTTTGCCGAGGGGGAGGCCAGCCTGCTGATGAGGAATCTGGTCTCGGCCGTCAGCTTCATGCACGACAACGGAGTGGTGCACCGTGACCTCAAGCCCGAG AACCTGCTGTTTGCGGACGAGGGGGAGGAGGCTGTGCTGAAGGTGATAGATTTTGGGTtcgcccgcctgtgcccagctgGCAGCGGCCCCCTGCAGACACCCTGCTTCACCCTGCAGTATGCGGCACCTGAGCTCTTCCAGCCGGCGGGCTACGACCATGCCTGTGACCTGTGGAGCCTCGGGGTCATCCtg tACACCATGCTCTCAGGCCAGGTCCCCTTCCAGAGTGAGCAGAAAGGGATGACCTCATTGCACGCTGCCGAAATCATGCGCAAGATCAAAGAGGGAGATTTCTCATTGGACAGCGAGGCCTGGACAGGCGTGTCCGAGGAAGCCAAAGAGCTGGTGAGAG GCCTGTTGACAGTGGACCCAGCCAAGCGCCTGAAGATGAGCGCCCTGTTGGAGAACGAGTGGCTGCAGAGTGGGGGGGCGCTGAGCTCCACCCCCCTGCGCACCCCCGACGTGCTGGAGTCCTGCGGCCCCACCGTGCGCACCTACGTCAACGCCACCTAcaag gcgtTCAACAAAGGGAAGAGGGAGGGCTTCTTCctgaagagtgtggacaacgcCCCCCTGGCCAAGCGGCGCAAGCTGAAGATGACCAGCACGGGTGTGGAGACGCGccgctcctcttcctcctcctcctcttcctcctcctcctcctcctcacgctcccacccccctccaccccctgcccccacctcccctcccGTCCCGCCCCCCGAGCCCAAAGCGCACAGCTAG